From the Bacteroidota bacterium genome, the window CACTGCTTCGTGTGTTATTGAACTGGTATAAAGCGAATGGTAATATTTAGTTCGTGAAACTTTTTCTTTAAACTTACCGGGTACCATCCAGCCTACCCGATAGCCCGGTGCTAGTGTTTTTGAGAAAGAACTACACAAAAGTACCAAACCACCTTCGTCATAGGTTTTGCAGCAGCTGGGGCGATGTTTTCCAAAATACAAATCCCCAAATAAATCATCTTCAATTAAGGGAACATTGTGTTTTTCCATTAATTTAACAACAGCCTTTTTATTTTCATCGGGCATGCAACTGCCTAATGGATTGCTGAAATTGCTAACCAGTAAACACAATTTTACTTTTTTTGTTTCCAATGCTTTTTTCAAAGCATCTACTTCAATACCTGTTATTGGATTGGTAGGTAACTCTAACACTTTTAATCCAAGACTTTTTGCCAAATGTAAAATTCCAAAGTACACGGGACTCTCAACGGCAATAGTATCGCCACGTTGAGCCAAGGTAAGCATGCAAAAGGAAATTGCATCAATACTCCCAGATGTGGTAATTATATCGTCGGCATTTAATTTTCCTCCCCACATCAAAGAGCGAATCGCAATTTGTTTTTTCAAATTTTGATTGCCGTATTTGTCATAACTCAATCCTCCGCCTTGTAAGGTACGTGTTGCATTCACAATAGCTTTGTTCATTTTTGCTACCGGTAATAATTCAATAGCAGGTACACCAGTTGACAACTCAATTTTTGCTTTACTGATGTTTTGTGAAACAGTAAAAATAATTTCTTCAGTGCCATCTTCAATTTTAGCAACGATGGGCTTACTAGTTTGAGGAACATTTTTAAAATGCTTATGGGCATAAGAAACATAATAACCCGACTGTGGGCGTGATTCAATTAATCCGCGGCATTCCAATTCAAAATACGATTGTTGCGCAGTGCTTATACTTACTCCTTTTTCAAGAGCCACTGTTCTTAAGGAGGGCAATTTGTCACCTATTTTAAGAACATCACTTTTGATTTGATGTTCCACGTTATTCGCAATCTGTAAATAGAGTAATTCGTTTTTATTCATTCGGTAAAAATAACTGTACTGGTCATAATATACAAATTTGTATCTGTGCTATTATTCTTGAATGCTTGACTTTTGTGGCTGAGAGTAGAGTATTCTAATATTAAAAATTAATCCCATGGAATTTAATAAAGTAGTAAGAGGAGCGAAACGCGAAATGAACAATGAAGATAGTGTGTATGCAATTTTGGATGCAGGTTTTATGTGTCATGTTGCATTTCAGCATCAAGGGCAAGCAATGATGATTCCTACAGCTTATGGTAGGGTAGGCGACACTTTGTATATACATGGTTCAACAAAGAATTTTATGCTCAATCAAATTTTAGATGGACAAACAATTTGCATTAGTGTTACGCATTTAGACGGAATTGTATTGGCTAAAAGTCTGTTTCATACATCGGTTAATTATCGCTCAACTGTATTGTTTGGTAAGGCTGTGCTGGTGGAAGATGAAAAGGAAAGAATGGATGGATTGAAAAGTATTACAGAAAATATTGTGAAAGGAAGATGGAGCGAAGTGGAGGTTGGTGATGAAAACCAATTGAAAGCTACGATGATAATTAAATTCACTATTGATAAGGCATCCGCGAAAATTAGAAACGAAGGTCCCATCGGAGATGATTCAATACTTAATGAGGTGTGGAGTGGGCATATTCCGCTTGTTATGAAAGCCGATGAGCCTCTACAAGATAAGAAGTTTGGAGTAGTATTGGAAATGAGCGAATCGGTGAAAAATTATTATGAAAAGCATAAGTAGGTAATTTAAAATAAAGGCATGAAAACCTTAGGTCTTATTGGAGGAATCAGCTATCATTCAACTGCAGCTTATTATAAGTTAGTGAATGAACAAGTTAATGAATTAGCTGGAGATAACCATGCCGCAAAACTAGTGTTGTATTCAGTGAACTATAACGATTTTAAGCAATTGCAAAGCATTAACGATTGGAAAGCAATTGCAACCATGCTTAGCGATATAGCCATTAAACTTGAAAATGTTGGAGCCGATTGCATTGTACTTTGTTGCAATACCGCACACAAAATTGCTGCTGATATTAAGTGTAAGATAAACATACCTTTCTTGCATATAGCAGATGAAACCGCCAAGGAAATTGACAAGCACAATTTGAAAAAAGTAGCATTGCTTGGTACAAAGTTTATCATGGAAGATCCTTTTTTTAGTACTTGTATAGGCAATTATGGAATTGATACCATACTGCCCGGTAAAGATGAACAAGAAGTAATACATGATACAATATTGAATGAACTGGCTAAAGGTTTTTTATCATATGAATCAAGAAATAAAATTCGAAGAATTATTCAAAATTTAAAAGAAAGGGGAGCAGAAGCAGTAATCTTGGGATGCACAGAATTGGGATTGTTTCTGCAAGATGCTGAGTGCGAAGTAAAATTTTTCGATACAATGAGTATTCATGCTAAAGCAGCAGTTGATTTTGCACTTTGTACAACTGAATAGAATGGCTTTAACAAGTTGTAAGTTTCCGAAATAGATGAACTAACGTACTGTTTTTACTTACCCGTTTTAGTTAATGGAATAGTCAAGCAATAGGTTAGATTCAAAAGCAATGCGAGAAACGAAATGAACCTATTTTATCAAAAAAAGATTAAAAGTTTTCTAAAAATAAATAAGGTAATAAGGATGCAGTCAATGTACACATATCGTGAAGGAAATTTAAATGACTTAGCGCAAATAAAGGAGTTAACTTTGCTTGCTTATCTGAAATATAAAAATGAAATTTCTAAGGAGAGTATAGCTACCTGGATTGAAAATCTTGAAAGTGAAACTACTTACGTCGAACTTTTAAAAAGCGCTTCTAGTTTTATCTGTGAGAACGAACACAAAATTATTGGAAGCGCCTTTCTAATTCCTAATGGCAACCCTTATAAATGGTTTCAAGCGGATTGGACTTACATAAGGATGGTTGCAGTTCACTCAGATTTTGAAGGAAATGGAATTGGTAAAAAGTTAACACAACTGTGCATCGATAAAGCAATTGAAAATGA encodes:
- a CDS encoding GNAT family N-acetyltransferase, which translates into the protein MYTYREGNLNDLAQIKELTLLAYLKYKNEISKESIATWIENLESETTYVELLKSASSFICENEHKIIGSAFLIPNGNPYKWFQADWTYIRMVAVHSDFEGNGIGKKLTQLCIDKAIENDEKCIALHTSEFQHAARHIYESMGFVRTKELGLLFGKHYYLYTLQLK
- a CDS encoding amino acid racemase is translated as MKTLGLIGGISYHSTAAYYKLVNEQVNELAGDNHAAKLVLYSVNYNDFKQLQSINDWKAIATMLSDIAIKLENVGADCIVLCCNTAHKIAADIKCKINIPFLHIADETAKEIDKHNLKKVALLGTKFIMEDPFFSTCIGNYGIDTILPGKDEQEVIHDTILNELAKGFLSYESRNKIRRIIQNLKERGAEAVILGCTELGLFLQDAECEVKFFDTMSIHAKAAVDFALCTTE
- a CDS encoding pyridoxamine 5'-phosphate oxidase family protein; the encoded protein is MEFNKVVRGAKREMNNEDSVYAILDAGFMCHVAFQHQGQAMMIPTAYGRVGDTLYIHGSTKNFMLNQILDGQTICISVTHLDGIVLAKSLFHTSVNYRSTVLFGKAVLVEDEKERMDGLKSITENIVKGRWSEVEVGDENQLKATMIIKFTIDKASAKIRNEGPIGDDSILNEVWSGHIPLVMKADEPLQDKKFGVVLEMSESVKNYYEKHK
- a CDS encoding PLP-dependent aminotransferase family protein, with protein sequence MNKNELLYLQIANNVEHQIKSDVLKIGDKLPSLRTVALEKGVSISTAQQSYFELECRGLIESRPQSGYYVSYAHKHFKNVPQTSKPIVAKIEDGTEEIIFTVSQNISKAKIELSTGVPAIELLPVAKMNKAIVNATRTLQGGGLSYDKYGNQNLKKQIAIRSLMWGGKLNADDIITTSGSIDAISFCMLTLAQRGDTIAVESPVYFGILHLAKSLGLKVLELPTNPITGIEVDALKKALETKKVKLCLLVSNFSNPLGSCMPDENKKAVVKLMEKHNVPLIEDDLFGDLYFGKHRPSCCKTYDEGGLVLLCSSFSKTLAPGYRVGWMVPGKFKEKVSRTKYYHSLYTSSITHEAVGSFLENDRYENHLRKLRQTLHRNSLQFLRCISQYFPDDTKVTIPQGGLHLWVELNKSADTVELYNTAMAHQISIAPGRMFTLQNQYNNCLKLNCGLVWNEKVEGALKLLGKLAANR